The following are encoded in a window of Streptomyces sp. 11x1 genomic DNA:
- a CDS encoding DUF397 domain-containing protein, whose amino-acid sequence MARTPDGPVHSGMPAPELGAEGWRKPWSGTNGGSCVEAKRLPDGRVAFRQSTDPEGPALVYSREEMVAFLEGAKAGEADFLIA is encoded by the coding sequence ATGGCAAGGACACCCGACGGCCCCGTCCACAGCGGTATGCCCGCGCCCGAACTCGGCGCGGAGGGCTGGCGCAAGCCCTGGAGCGGTACGAACGGCGGTTCCTGTGTGGAGGCCAAGCGGCTGCCCGACGGCCGGGTCGCGTTCCGGCAGTCCACCGATCCGGAGGGGCCGGCCCTCGTCTACTCGCGGGAGGAGATGGTGGCGTTCCTGGAGGGGGCGAAGGCGGGGGAGGCGGATTTTCTGATCGCCTGA